One Corallococcus macrosporus DNA window includes the following coding sequences:
- a CDS encoding isochorismatase family protein: protein MALPAIAPYSMPGAADLPRNKLSWTPEPRRCVLLIHDMQRYFVDAFTQGQSPVTELVANIQRLRAHAVKLGIPVVYSAQPGDQTPEQRGLQLEFWGPGVRAGPKQQIIEALTPAEGDTVLTKWRYSAFRNTRLMDLMREQNRDQLIICGIYAHIGCLQTASDGSMSEVRPFLVADAVADFSLEKHRMALDYASQLVAFVTSTQQLIDAMPVQAAAASVDREQLRADVAELLMESASAIGEDDNLLERGMDSIRLMSLVERWRQGGTEVSFVELAEKPTLTDWYALLAAKQPVAMAPGARAS, encoded by the coding sequence ATGGCACTGCCTGCCATTGCCCCCTATTCCATGCCCGGCGCGGCGGACCTGCCCCGGAACAAGCTCTCCTGGACGCCGGAGCCCCGGCGCTGCGTCCTGCTCATCCACGACATGCAGCGCTACTTCGTGGACGCCTTCACTCAAGGGCAGTCCCCGGTGACGGAGCTGGTGGCCAACATCCAGCGCCTGCGCGCGCACGCGGTGAAGCTGGGCATCCCCGTCGTCTACTCCGCGCAGCCCGGAGACCAGACACCCGAGCAGCGCGGCCTCCAGCTCGAGTTCTGGGGCCCGGGCGTCCGCGCCGGCCCGAAGCAGCAGATCATCGAAGCGCTCACCCCGGCGGAGGGCGACACCGTCCTCACCAAGTGGCGCTACAGCGCGTTCCGCAACACGCGCCTGATGGACCTGATGCGCGAGCAGAACCGCGACCAGCTCATCATCTGCGGCATCTACGCGCACATCGGCTGCCTCCAGACGGCCAGCGACGGCTCCATGAGCGAGGTGCGCCCGTTCCTCGTCGCGGACGCCGTGGCGGACTTCTCGCTGGAGAAGCACCGGATGGCGCTGGACTACGCGTCGCAACTGGTCGCGTTCGTCACCTCCACGCAGCAGCTCATCGACGCCATGCCGGTGCAGGCGGCGGCCGCTTCCGTGGACCGTGAGCAGCTTCGCGCGGACGTGGCGGAGCTGCTGATGGAGTCCGCGTCGGCGATTGGCGAGGACGACAACCTGCTGGAGCGCGGCATGGACTCCATCCGCCTGATGAGCCTGGTGGAGCGCTGGCGGCAGGGCGGCACGGAGGTGTCCTTCGTGGAGCTCGCGGAGAAGCCGACGCTCACCGACTGGTACGCGCTGCTCGCCGCGAAGCAGCCCGTCGCGATGGCCCCTGGCGCTCGCGCTTCCTGA
- a CDS encoding (2,3-dihydroxybenzoyl)adenylate synthase, with product MSTSREHLPGCPTWPEDFARRYREAGYWRGETFGQLLRDRARDFGSRVALVGGAHRWTYAELDARVDRLAAGFHALGIRARDRVVVQLPNVPEFYEVIFALFRMGALPVFALPAHRASEIGYFCAFTEAVAYVIPDRFGGFDYRGLAEQVKAATPTLKHVLVLGDAGAHTPLASVATEPVTLEGPSPSDVAFFQLSGGSTGVPKLIPRTHDDYIYSLRASVDVCRFTQETVYLCALPAAHNFPMSSPGVLGTLYAGGTAVMALSPSPDVAFPLIERERVTVTALVPPLTMVWLDSTLAKKHDLSSLKVLQVGGARLSDEAAARVRPTLGCGLQQVFGMAEGLVNYTRLDDPETRIVTTQGRPMSDADELRVVDDDDVPVAPGETGHLLTRGPYTIRGYYKAEAHNAKAFTSDGFYRTGDLVRLTPEGDLVVEGRAKDQINRGGDKVAAEEVENHLLAHPSVSDAAVVAIPDKFLGERTCAVVIPRGEAPAPSALNAFLRQRGLASFKIPDRIEFVAAFPQTGVGKVSKKALRDSLRQSLSTPSP from the coding sequence GTGAGCACCTCGCGTGAGCACCTGCCCGGCTGCCCCACCTGGCCGGAGGACTTCGCCCGGCGCTACCGCGAGGCCGGCTACTGGCGGGGGGAGACCTTCGGTCAGCTCCTGCGCGACCGCGCTCGGGACTTCGGGTCGCGCGTGGCGCTGGTGGGCGGCGCGCACCGCTGGACGTACGCGGAGCTGGACGCGCGCGTGGACCGGCTGGCCGCGGGCTTCCACGCGCTGGGCATCCGCGCGCGCGACCGCGTGGTGGTGCAGCTGCCCAACGTGCCGGAGTTCTACGAGGTCATCTTCGCGTTGTTCCGCATGGGCGCGCTGCCGGTGTTCGCGCTGCCGGCGCACCGCGCGTCGGAGATCGGCTACTTCTGCGCGTTCACGGAGGCCGTCGCCTACGTCATCCCGGACCGCTTCGGCGGCTTCGACTACCGGGGGCTCGCGGAGCAGGTGAAGGCCGCCACGCCCACGCTGAAGCACGTGCTGGTGCTGGGGGATGCGGGTGCGCATACGCCGCTCGCGTCCGTCGCCACGGAGCCCGTGACGCTGGAGGGACCTTCGCCGTCGGACGTGGCGTTCTTCCAGTTGTCCGGTGGCAGCACCGGCGTGCCCAAGCTCATCCCGCGCACGCACGACGACTACATCTACAGCCTGCGCGCCAGCGTGGACGTGTGCCGGTTCACGCAGGAGACGGTGTACCTGTGCGCGCTGCCCGCGGCGCACAACTTCCCGATGTCCTCGCCCGGCGTACTGGGCACCTTGTACGCCGGAGGCACGGCGGTCATGGCGCTGAGCCCCAGCCCGGACGTGGCCTTCCCGCTCATCGAGCGCGAGCGCGTCACCGTCACCGCGCTGGTGCCGCCGCTGACCATGGTGTGGCTGGACTCGACGTTGGCGAAGAAGCACGACCTGTCCAGCCTGAAGGTCCTCCAGGTGGGCGGCGCCCGGCTGAGCGACGAGGCCGCCGCGCGCGTGCGCCCCACGCTGGGCTGCGGACTCCAGCAGGTCTTCGGCATGGCCGAGGGCCTGGTGAACTACACGCGGCTGGACGACCCGGAGACGCGCATCGTCACCACGCAGGGCCGTCCCATGTCGGACGCGGACGAGCTGCGCGTGGTGGACGACGACGACGTGCCGGTGGCGCCCGGTGAGACGGGGCACCTGCTCACGCGCGGGCCGTACACCATCCGCGGCTACTACAAGGCGGAGGCGCACAACGCCAAGGCCTTCACGTCCGACGGCTTCTACCGCACGGGCGACCTGGTGCGGCTGACGCCCGAGGGCGACCTCGTGGTGGAGGGCCGCGCGAAGGATCAGATCAACCGCGGCGGCGACAAGGTCGCGGCGGAGGAGGTGGAGAACCATCTTCTCGCGCACCCTTCCGTGAGCGACGCCGCGGTGGTGGCCATCCCGGACAAGTTCCTGGGCGAACGCACCTGCGCCGTCGTCATCCCCCGCGGCGAGGCCCCCGCCCCCTCCGCGCTCAACGCCTTCCTGCGCCAGCGCGGCCTGGCGTCGTTCAAGATCCCCGACCGCATCGAGTTCGTCGCGGCCTTCCCGCAGACGGGCGTCGGCAAGGTCAGCAAGAAGGCGCTGCGCGACAGCCTGCGCCAGTCCCTCTCCACCCCTTCTCCCTGA
- a CDS encoding 2,3-dihydro-2,3-dihydroxybenzoate dehydrogenase yields MASTTGHAVVTGAAQGIGAAVARKLARSMPVAVFDQNAAGLELLVAELRQQGLKATAFPVDVRDKDGIEDAIAHVESKLGPIQVLANVAGILRVGSVLTQSDADWMSTFAVNTHGVFHVSRAVAKHMVPRRSGVIVTVGSNAAGVPRMQMAAYAASKAASTMFTKCLGLELAQYGIRCNVVSPGSTDTAMQRGMWTDDSGPERVIAGSLDTFRTGIPLRRIATPDDIADAVVFLTSDQARHITMHDLCIDGGATLGV; encoded by the coding sequence ATGGCTTCGACGACGGGACACGCGGTGGTGACGGGCGCGGCGCAGGGCATTGGCGCGGCGGTGGCGCGCAAGCTGGCGCGCTCGATGCCGGTCGCGGTGTTCGATCAGAACGCCGCCGGGCTGGAGCTGCTGGTGGCGGAGCTGCGCCAGCAGGGCCTGAAGGCCACGGCGTTCCCGGTGGACGTGCGGGACAAGGACGGCATCGAGGACGCCATCGCGCACGTCGAGTCGAAGCTGGGCCCCATCCAGGTGCTGGCCAACGTGGCGGGCATCCTGCGCGTGGGCTCGGTGCTCACGCAGAGCGACGCGGACTGGATGTCCACGTTCGCGGTCAACACCCACGGCGTGTTCCACGTCTCGCGCGCGGTGGCGAAGCACATGGTGCCCCGCCGCTCGGGCGTCATCGTGACGGTGGGCTCCAACGCGGCCGGCGTGCCGCGCATGCAGATGGCGGCCTACGCGGCGTCCAAGGCCGCCTCCACCATGTTCACCAAGTGCCTGGGGCTGGAGCTGGCCCAGTACGGCATCCGCTGCAACGTCGTGTCCCCCGGCTCCACCGACACCGCCATGCAGCGGGGCATGTGGACGGATGACTCCGGCCCCGAGCGTGTCATCGCGGGCTCGCTGGACACCTTCCGCACGGGCATCCCCCTGCGCCGCATCGCCACGCCGGACGACATCGCGGACGCGGTGGTGTTCCTCACGTCCGACCAGGCCCGGCACATCACGATGCACGACCTGTGTATCGACGGCGGCGCCACGCTGGGCGTCTAG
- the mxcG gene encoding myxochelin non-ribosomal peptide synthetase MxcG: MSPPSQDHRPLTAAQHGIWVGQQLDLNSPVYNAGECIEFRGAVDPVRFESALRKAVADADALHSRFVAGSEGPVQRIDAGTDWTLQRVDLSGEADSWAAAQEWMWKDLGRTVDLATGPLFAQALLTVGPERSFWFQRIHHIAMDGYGFSLLARRVAELYTAEVTGKAAPAGFSRLGPVLDEDVAYRSGPLLQKDRDFWVGRFEDAPVPPLLAEAAPMSSRFLRRSEHLRPELMAALQAGAKQAGVSWSDLVLAVTASYLHQRTGAAEAVLGLPVMGRLGSASLRVPCMAMNIVPLRIAVRPDAGLYALARDVAAEMKAARPHLRYRYEQLRRDLRLVGGQRKLFGPVVNIMPFDYALDFAGVPGTAHNISAGPVEDLSFGFHARSGGTGLRVDLDANPACYTEAALQEHQRGFLQLLESMLAQPEQPVRRSASGTVGSVLDGGPVPPVRPVLELLKAQAEIRPDAIALEHGRWRMTYRELVTESRALASRLVEAGVRPDTTVAVKVPRGIDAIMSSLGILFAGAGYLPIDPAGPATRNTAILQDAKPTVMVVSQRPSPDADPTARGILVVQRLEQHNGSSPTGVAPENAQRMDTRDAELASIAEARLAYVIYTSGSTGQPNGVQITHGALAHFVASATQRYSVGPEDRVLQFAPLHFDASVEEIFVTLCAGARLVLRTDEMLQSVPRLMEACAEAGITLLDLPTAFWHELAYSLSTGAARLPDSLRTVIIGGEAALPERIARWRDIAGDRVRLLNTYGPTEATVVATVAALAGPDALPSGDEVPIGRPLPGVVAAVITPQGRLASPGKEGELCLMGGALARGYLGRPELDAARFTRLDAVEGTPRAYRTGDKVRVRDDGQLVFVGRVDDEFKISGHRIDPGEVETVLLKYPGVREAAVVGQVLPGGSRRLCAHLVSSPEPSPAELRKHLLAALPAPMVPGAFAFASRLPRTSTGKIDRNALKNAMPPDESAALLASATPMERTVMEVWEQVLGRAATSLQDDFFELGGQSLQSIQVANRLGIAVGREVPVATVFKHPTVSGLAQALQGESTGGAESGGLTPAMLADAELGEDVVPSTTAEAWARELPHRGQGFRQVLLTGATGFVGAHLLHQLLTRTDARVICPVRAKDEAQGMERLRSALSGQKLPTAGIESRVLALPADLSQPLLGLDATRFHGLAAECDAVIHNAAVVSVVREYGSLQGVNVRGTRELLKLAAAVRPKPFHYVSTLAVAPQANLSPDVPEAFVPAHPGLRDGYQQSKWIAERLVQQASERGLPATVYRLGRVVGAPDTALVNTQDLVWRIVLAGLPVRALPLLDVGEVWTPVDFVASAIVQLARASHPGAVFNVTPAAEVRLPELFGWVRDYGYPLDLCPVPEWRDRVAKGAGGHDATLAFFDLRSGDSTPAFGLGPIRCERLLAALEGTGVRCPRTDRQLLHRYLDSCVAQGILPPKVTALP; this comes from the coding sequence ATGTCTCCCCCATCCCAGGACCACCGCCCGCTGACCGCGGCCCAGCACGGCATCTGGGTGGGGCAACAGCTCGACCTGAACAGCCCCGTCTACAACGCCGGGGAGTGCATCGAGTTCCGGGGCGCGGTGGATCCGGTGCGCTTCGAATCCGCCCTTCGCAAGGCGGTGGCGGACGCGGACGCGTTGCACTCGCGCTTCGTCGCGGGCTCGGAGGGCCCGGTCCAGCGCATCGACGCGGGCACGGACTGGACGCTCCAGCGCGTGGACCTGAGCGGTGAGGCGGATTCCTGGGCCGCCGCGCAGGAGTGGATGTGGAAGGACCTGGGCCGCACGGTGGACCTGGCCACGGGGCCGCTGTTCGCGCAGGCGCTGCTCACGGTGGGGCCGGAGCGGTCCTTCTGGTTCCAGCGCATCCACCACATCGCGATGGATGGCTATGGCTTCTCGCTGCTCGCCCGGCGGGTGGCGGAGCTGTACACGGCCGAGGTGACGGGCAAGGCCGCGCCGGCGGGGTTCAGCCGGCTGGGGCCCGTGCTGGACGAAGACGTCGCGTACCGGAGCGGTCCCCTGCTCCAGAAGGACCGTGACTTCTGGGTGGGGCGCTTTGAAGACGCGCCGGTGCCTCCGCTGCTCGCGGAGGCGGCGCCCATGTCGTCGCGGTTCCTGCGGCGCTCGGAGCACCTGAGGCCGGAGCTGATGGCGGCGCTGCAGGCGGGCGCGAAGCAGGCGGGCGTGAGCTGGTCCGACCTGGTGCTGGCGGTGACGGCCAGCTACCTGCATCAGCGCACGGGCGCGGCGGAGGCCGTCCTGGGTCTGCCGGTGATGGGCCGGCTGGGTTCGGCGTCGCTGCGCGTGCCGTGCATGGCCATGAACATCGTGCCACTGCGCATCGCGGTCCGGCCGGACGCGGGGCTGTACGCGCTGGCCCGCGACGTGGCGGCGGAGATGAAGGCTGCGCGTCCGCACCTGCGCTACCGCTATGAGCAGTTGCGGCGTGACCTGCGCCTCGTGGGTGGGCAGCGCAAGCTGTTCGGCCCCGTCGTCAACATCATGCCGTTCGACTACGCCCTGGACTTCGCGGGCGTGCCGGGCACGGCGCACAACATCTCCGCGGGTCCGGTGGAGGACCTGTCTTTCGGCTTCCATGCGCGCTCGGGTGGAACGGGCCTGCGAGTGGACCTGGACGCGAACCCGGCTTGCTACACGGAGGCCGCGCTCCAGGAGCACCAGCGAGGGTTCCTCCAACTGCTGGAGTCGATGCTCGCCCAACCGGAGCAGCCGGTGCGTCGCTCCGCGTCGGGCACGGTGGGCTCCGTGCTGGACGGTGGGCCGGTGCCGCCGGTGCGCCCCGTGCTGGAGCTGCTGAAGGCCCAGGCCGAGATCCGGCCGGACGCGATCGCGCTGGAGCACGGCCGCTGGCGGATGACCTACCGTGAGCTGGTGACGGAGTCGCGGGCGCTGGCGTCGCGGCTGGTGGAAGCGGGCGTGAGGCCCGACACGACGGTTGCGGTGAAGGTGCCCCGAGGCATCGACGCCATCATGTCCAGCCTGGGCATCCTGTTCGCGGGAGCAGGCTACCTGCCCATCGACCCGGCCGGCCCCGCCACGCGCAACACGGCCATCCTCCAGGACGCAAAACCCACCGTGATGGTGGTGTCCCAGCGCCCCTCGCCCGACGCGGATCCGACCGCGCGCGGCATCCTTGTCGTGCAGCGACTGGAGCAGCACAACGGTTCCAGCCCCACCGGCGTTGCGCCCGAGAATGCCCAGCGGATGGACACGCGCGATGCTGAGCTCGCGTCGATCGCGGAGGCCCGGCTCGCTTACGTCATCTACACGTCGGGCTCCACCGGTCAGCCCAATGGCGTGCAGATCACGCACGGGGCACTGGCCCACTTCGTCGCGAGTGCGACGCAGCGTTACAGCGTCGGTCCCGAGGACCGGGTGCTTCAGTTCGCCCCGCTCCACTTCGATGCCAGCGTGGAGGAGATCTTCGTCACGCTGTGCGCGGGCGCGCGGCTGGTGCTTCGCACAGATGAGATGCTCCAGTCCGTGCCTCGCCTCATGGAGGCGTGCGCGGAAGCGGGGATCACCCTGCTCGACCTGCCCACTGCCTTCTGGCACGAGCTGGCCTACAGCCTGTCCACCGGAGCCGCCCGGCTGCCCGACTCCCTCCGCACCGTCATCATCGGTGGTGAAGCCGCGCTTCCGGAGCGCATCGCCCGGTGGCGGGACATCGCGGGCGACCGCGTCCGCCTGCTCAACACCTACGGTCCCACCGAGGCCACCGTCGTCGCCACCGTCGCCGCGCTCGCGGGACCGGATGCCCTGCCGTCCGGTGACGAGGTCCCCATCGGCCGGCCTCTGCCCGGGGTCGTCGCGGCCGTCATCACGCCCCAGGGGCGCCTGGCCTCCCCCGGCAAGGAGGGCGAGCTGTGTCTGATGGGTGGCGCGCTTGCTCGCGGCTACCTGGGCCGCCCGGAGCTGGATGCCGCCCGCTTCACCCGGCTGGACGCGGTGGAGGGAACGCCCCGCGCCTACCGCACCGGCGACAAGGTGCGAGTGCGCGACGACGGTCAGCTCGTGTTCGTGGGCCGTGTGGACGACGAGTTCAAGATCAGCGGCCACCGCATCGACCCGGGCGAAGTCGAAACCGTGTTGCTGAAGTATCCCGGTGTCCGTGAGGCCGCCGTCGTCGGACAGGTGCTGCCGGGCGGGTCGCGCCGGCTGTGCGCTCACCTGGTGTCCTCTCCCGAGCCCTCGCCCGCGGAGCTGCGCAAGCACCTGCTCGCGGCGCTCCCTGCTCCCATGGTTCCCGGGGCCTTCGCCTTCGCGTCGCGGCTGCCTCGCACCAGCACCGGGAAGATCGACCGCAACGCCCTCAAGAACGCGATGCCGCCGGATGAGAGCGCCGCGCTGCTCGCCTCCGCGACGCCCATGGAGCGCACCGTGATGGAGGTCTGGGAGCAGGTGCTGGGCCGCGCCGCCACGTCGCTCCAGGACGACTTCTTCGAACTGGGCGGCCAGTCCCTCCAAAGCATCCAGGTGGCCAACCGGCTGGGCATCGCCGTGGGCCGCGAAGTCCCCGTGGCCACCGTCTTCAAGCACCCCACCGTGTCCGGCCTCGCGCAGGCGCTCCAGGGCGAAAGCACGGGCGGCGCGGAGTCCGGCGGCCTCACGCCCGCGATGCTCGCGGACGCGGAGCTGGGCGAGGACGTCGTCCCCTCCACCACCGCCGAGGCCTGGGCTCGCGAGCTGCCTCACCGGGGACAGGGCTTCCGCCAGGTCCTCCTCACGGGCGCCACCGGCTTCGTCGGCGCGCACCTGCTCCACCAGCTCCTGACCCGCACGGACGCGCGCGTCATCTGCCCCGTTCGCGCGAAGGACGAAGCGCAGGGCATGGAGCGGCTGCGCTCAGCGCTGTCCGGCCAGAAGCTGCCCACAGCGGGCATCGAGTCCCGGGTGCTCGCGCTGCCGGCGGACCTCTCCCAGCCCCTGCTGGGCCTGGATGCCACGCGCTTCCACGGCCTTGCCGCCGAGTGTGACGCCGTCATCCACAACGCCGCCGTGGTCAGCGTGGTGCGCGAGTACGGCAGCCTCCAGGGCGTCAACGTGCGCGGCACGCGCGAGCTGCTGAAGCTGGCCGCCGCCGTCCGCCCCAAGCCCTTCCACTACGTGTCCACGCTCGCCGTCGCGCCCCAGGCGAACCTGTCCCCGGACGTGCCGGAGGCCTTCGTCCCCGCGCACCCCGGCCTGCGGGACGGCTACCAGCAGAGCAAGTGGATCGCGGAGCGGCTGGTGCAACAGGCGTCCGAGCGCGGCCTGCCCGCGACGGTGTACCGCCTGGGCCGCGTCGTGGGCGCGCCCGACACCGCGCTCGTCAACACGCAGGACCTGGTCTGGCGCATCGTGCTCGCCGGACTGCCGGTCCGCGCCCTGCCCCTCCTGGACGTGGGCGAGGTGTGGACGCCGGTGGACTTCGTCGCCAGCGCCATCGTCCAGTTGGCTCGCGCGTCGCATCCGGGCGCGGTGTTCAACGTGACGCCCGCGGCGGAGGTCCGCCTGCCGGAGCTGTTCGGCTGGGTGCGCGACTACGGCTACCCGCTGGACCTGTGCCCCGTGCCGGAGTGGCGCGACCGCGTCGCGAAGGGCGCTGGCGGCCACGACGCCACGCTCGCGTTCTTCGACCTGCGCAGCGGGGACTCCACGCCGGCCTTCGGCCTGGGCCCCATCCGCTGCGAACGGCTGCTGGCCGCGCTGGAGGGCACCGGCGTCCGCTGCCCTCGCACCGACCGCCAGCTCCTCCACCGCTACCTCGACTCCTGCGTCGCGCAGGGAATCCTGCCCCCGAAAGTGACGGCGCTCCCGTGA
- the dhbC gene encoding isochorismate synthase DhbC — protein sequence MIPDTKIVGRQQDARTVDGVVGAPAVAREPEQEALSARLLRDYDAGAFFFASPRRTMLARGVFATVPDAGGTNSLDGLPERLASVLNASREAAHDIPVAVGAVPFDGKVAAQLVVPMTIQRAGPMVFDGAATARSPLAGQYTLRPVPEPSAYKDGVAAALKLMQEGPLRKVVLSRSLHVDTAAPVDLRQLLHNLARRNPHGYTFAVDLPQHADAAPGAGRRTLIGASPELLVARSGLQVLANPLAGSAARSADPVEDQARATRLMASPKDLHEHAVVIDAVAEALRPFCKTLDVPRGPSLVSTQTMWHLSTRITGELKDPSITSLTLALAMHPTPAVCGHPTALAHAAIGSIEPFHRGYFTGTVGWCDANGDGQWAVTIRCAEADERTLRLFAGAGIVVGSTPEAELAETEAKFRTMLQAMGLGLEVQP from the coding sequence ATGATTCCTGATACCAAAATCGTTGGACGGCAGCAGGACGCGCGGACGGTGGACGGCGTGGTGGGCGCGCCGGCCGTGGCGCGGGAGCCGGAGCAGGAGGCGCTGTCGGCGCGGCTCCTGCGCGACTACGACGCGGGCGCGTTCTTCTTCGCTTCTCCCCGCCGCACGATGCTGGCGCGCGGCGTGTTCGCCACGGTGCCGGACGCGGGCGGGACGAACTCGCTGGACGGCCTGCCGGAGCGCTTGGCGTCGGTGCTGAACGCGTCTCGCGAGGCGGCGCACGACATCCCGGTGGCGGTGGGCGCGGTGCCCTTCGACGGCAAGGTGGCTGCGCAGCTGGTGGTGCCCATGACCATCCAGCGCGCGGGGCCCATGGTGTTCGACGGGGCCGCCACCGCGCGCTCGCCCCTGGCCGGGCAGTACACGCTGCGCCCCGTGCCGGAGCCCTCCGCGTACAAGGACGGCGTGGCGGCGGCGCTGAAGCTCATGCAGGAGGGACCGCTGCGCAAGGTGGTGCTGTCGCGGTCGCTGCACGTGGACACGGCGGCGCCCGTGGACCTGCGGCAGCTCCTGCACAACCTGGCCCGGCGCAACCCGCATGGCTACACCTTCGCGGTGGACCTGCCGCAGCACGCGGACGCGGCGCCCGGCGCGGGGCGGCGCACGCTCATCGGCGCGAGCCCGGAGCTGCTGGTGGCGCGCTCGGGCCTCCAGGTTTTGGCCAATCCGCTGGCGGGCTCCGCGGCTCGCAGCGCGGATCCGGTGGAGGACCAGGCGCGGGCCACGCGGCTGATGGCGTCGCCCAAGGACCTGCACGAGCACGCGGTCGTCATCGACGCGGTGGCGGAGGCGCTGCGGCCCTTCTGCAAGACGCTGGACGTGCCCAGGGGCCCGTCGCTCGTGAGCACGCAGACGATGTGGCACCTGTCCACCCGCATCACCGGTGAGCTGAAGGATCCGTCCATCACCTCGCTGACGCTGGCGCTGGCCATGCACCCCACCCCGGCGGTGTGCGGTCACCCGACGGCGCTGGCGCACGCGGCCATCGGGAGCATCGAGCCGTTCCACCGCGGCTACTTCACGGGCACCGTGGGCTGGTGCGACGCGAACGGCGACGGGCAGTGGGCCGTCACCATCCGCTGCGCGGAGGCGGACGAGCGCACCCTGCGGCTGTTCGCGGGCGCGGGCATCGTCGTGGGCTCCACGCCGGAGGCGGAGCTCGCGGAGACCGAGGCCAAGTTCCGCACCATGCTCCAGGCCATGGGCCTGGGCCTCGAGGTGCAGCCGTGA
- the mxcL gene encoding myxochelin B biosynthesis transaminase MxcL, with translation MSQTAPRHPSLPRPIVGDIKLERSNQLLAEARRWVPGVTQTMMKKPDHFAPGAFPVFLARGNGALVEDADGQEYIDYIQALGANMLGHNHPAVAETIRKHLAEGIIHSLPTPVEVSSVKALVEVIPGAEMARFFKTGADATSAAVRLSRHLTGREHIVTVGYNGWHDHFMYDTPGVPPTVAKLTTRLPLFTPPDEPALLEHIEKHGAQLACVLLAIPYNRTVTREFLLQVKETCAKHGVLFVLDEVVTGFRLALGGAQQYFDVRADFVTLSKGIAAGMPLSAIAGPEKYLSRLSELQVSTTFGGEMLSLAVCEAVINEYRRTNYIEHIASLGRRLRDGVNAHARETGSSLEVIGYDAVPFFRFSKVIPEHIEKMIPFQAGMARRGVILRRDLNFISAVHTVEQIDHTIAAAGEVLREQAASAKASAA, from the coding sequence ATGTCCCAGACAGCACCGCGTCACCCCTCCCTGCCCCGCCCCATCGTGGGTGACATCAAGCTGGAGCGCTCCAACCAGCTGCTCGCCGAGGCCCGCAGGTGGGTCCCCGGCGTCACCCAGACGATGATGAAGAAGCCGGACCACTTCGCCCCCGGCGCCTTCCCCGTGTTCCTCGCCAGGGGCAACGGCGCGCTGGTGGAGGACGCGGACGGCCAGGAGTACATCGATTACATCCAGGCGCTGGGCGCCAACATGCTGGGCCACAACCACCCGGCCGTCGCGGAGACCATCCGCAAGCACCTGGCGGAAGGCATCATCCACTCGCTGCCCACGCCCGTGGAGGTGTCCTCCGTGAAGGCGCTGGTGGAGGTGATTCCGGGCGCGGAGATGGCCCGCTTCTTCAAGACGGGCGCGGATGCCACCTCCGCCGCCGTGCGCCTGTCGCGCCACCTCACCGGCCGCGAGCACATCGTCACCGTGGGCTACAACGGCTGGCACGACCACTTCATGTATGACACGCCGGGCGTGCCCCCGACGGTCGCGAAGCTCACCACGCGCCTGCCGCTCTTCACGCCTCCGGACGAGCCCGCGCTCCTCGAGCACATCGAGAAGCACGGCGCGCAGCTGGCCTGCGTGTTGCTGGCCATCCCGTACAACCGCACCGTCACCCGCGAGTTCCTCCTCCAGGTGAAGGAGACCTGCGCGAAGCACGGCGTGCTGTTCGTCCTGGACGAGGTCGTCACCGGCTTCCGCCTGGCCCTGGGCGGCGCGCAGCAGTACTTCGACGTGCGGGCGGACTTCGTCACGCTGTCCAAGGGCATCGCCGCGGGCATGCCCCTGTCCGCCATCGCGGGCCCGGAGAAGTACCTCTCCCGCCTGAGCGAGTTGCAGGTGTCCACCACCTTTGGCGGCGAGATGCTCTCCCTGGCCGTGTGCGAGGCCGTCATCAACGAATACCGCCGCACGAACTACATCGAGCACATCGCCAGCCTCGGCCGCCGCCTGCGCGACGGCGTCAACGCCCACGCACGTGAGACGGGCTCCAGCCTGGAGGTCATCGGCTACGACGCCGTGCCCTTCTTCCGCTTCAGCAAGGTCATCCCCGAGCACATCGAGAAGATGATCCCCTTCCAGGCCGGCATGGCCCGCCGGGGCGTCATCCTCCGCCGCGACCTCAACTTCATCAGCGCCGTGCACACCGTGGAGCAGATCGATCACACCATCGCCGCCGCCGGCGAGGTGCTCCGCGAGCAGGCCGCGAGCGCGAAGGCCAGCGCCGCCTGA